CATCACGATGGCGCCCGAGGTGCTGGCCCTTGTGCTGGAGGGCCGGGCGGCCAAGGGGGATGTGCTGGCGGTGGCCCGGGTGGCGGCGATCCAGGGCGCCAAGCGCACCTGGGAGCTGATCCCCCTGTGCCATCCGATCGCCCTCACCGGGCTGGAGGTGCGGATCGAGCCGATGGCCGACGGCAGCGGGCTGCGGCTGGAGGCCAGCGCCCGCACCAACGGCGCCACCGGCGTGGAGATGGAGGCCCTGACGGCGGTGCAGGTGGGCCTGCTCACCCTCTACGACATGGTGAAATCGGCCGATCCGGCCATGACCATCGGCCCGGTGCGGCTGCTGCGCAAGGAGGGGGGGCGCCGGGGCCCCTGGGAGCACCCTGCCGTGCGGGGCCTGGCGGAGGAGAGCGATGGCTGAGCCGTTCCCCCGGGAGGGCCTGCCCCTGGAGGAGGCGCGGCGCCGGGTGCTGGCGGCGATCACCCCGCTGACGGGCCGTGAGCGGCTGCCGCTGGCGCGCTGCCTGGGCCGGGTGAGTGCCGAACCGGTGCGGGCGCCCGAGGCCGTGCCGGGATTCCGGGCCTCGATCATGGATGGCTACGCCATCGCCGACGCCGAGGCCCCCAGCCCCGGCCGCCGCTGGTGGCTGGTGGGCCGCTCCGCCCCCGGAGCCCCCTACGGAGCGGTGCTGGCTGAGGGGGAGGCGATCCGGATCCTCACCGGCGCCCCCCTGCCGGAGGGGGCGCTGCGGGTGCTGCCCCAGGAGCTGGTGCGTCCCGAGTCCCTCGGGGAGGCGGCCGGCACCGACAGCCTGGTGCTCACCGGAGAGGCGGGCCCCAACCCCTGGATCCGCGCCCCCGAGGAGGAGGCCGCCGCCGGGGACGAACTGCTGCCGGCCGGGGTGCGCCTGGGGGCCGCCGCCCTGGGCCGGCTGGCCAGCTGCGGCGTGGCGGCCCTGGAGGTGAGCGTCCAGCCGCGGGTGGGGCTGCTGATCAGCGGTGATGAGCTCGTGGAGGCCGGTGCGGCCCGGGGGCCGGGGCAGATCTGGGAGAGCAACGGCACCCTGCTGCGGGCCCTGCTGGAGCGGCTGGGCTACCCCGTCAGCGAGCAGCGGGTGGTGGCCGACGATCCGGCCGCCCTGCGCCAGGCGTTGCGGGAGCTGGCCGACCGCTGCGATGTGGTGGTGAGCACCGGCGGGGTGTCGGCCGGCGACAGCGACTGGGTCCGCCCCCTTCTGGCCGAGCTGGGGGAGGTGGGGTTCTGGAAGCTGTTCCTCAAGCCCGGCCGGCCCTTCGCCTTCGGCCGGCTGGGGTCTTGCCCCTTCTTCGGCCTGCCCGGCAACCCGGTGGCCGCGGCGGTCACGGCCCTGCAGTTGCTGTGGCCGGCCCTGCAGCAGCTGGAGGGGGGCGAGGTGGTGCTGCTGCCGCGGCTGAAGGTGCGCCTGGCCTCGGCCCTGAAACGGGGCGCCGGCCGGCCCGAGCTGGCCCGGGCCCGGCTGGCGGTGGCCGGCGACGGGGCCCTGCTGGCGCAGGTGGAGGGCAGCCAGGCCTCCTCCCGCATCGGCTCGCTGCAGGGGGCTGACCTGCTGCTGGAGATCCCCGCCGAGGCCGGTGCCCTGGCGGCCGGCACGGAGCTGTGGGCCCAGCTGCTGCGGCTGCCGCTGCTGTGAGTCAGTCGCTGCTGGCCTCCGGCGTTCCGGGGGCGGCGATCGGCGCCGGGATCGGGGCGGGGAGGCCGTCGATGCTGCGGCGGTTCTTGCGCTTCCAGTAGCGCTCCAGGCCGTCGTTGCCCTTGCGGCGGGCCCAGGTGTCGAGCTCGGTGCGGTCGCCCCCGTAGCTGTAGCGGGGCACCGCCATGCCGCAGGAGGTCTGGACCCGTTCGATGGCCAGGTCGAAGATCTGGCGGGCGCCGGCCAGGGGCTCAAAGTGGCCGAACAGGGCCTCCCAGCCGGCCTCACCCCGCTGGAGGGTGCGGGCGGTGCCGTAGAGCCGCAGGATCTGGGGCGGGCCTTCGAAGGCGCAGACCATCAGGGTCATGCGCGGGCAGGCCTGCACGTGGGCGGCGGTTTCGTTGCCGCTGCCGGTGAGGTTGAGCCAGATCACCCGGCGCTCGTCGAGCACCCGCAGCGCATCCCGCCCCTTGGGGGAGACGTTCACCGTGCTGTCCGCGGTGGCGGTGCCGACGAAGAAGAGCTTCTGGGCGCCGATGAAGGTGATCTGGTCGGCCGTGAGGGCGTCGCTGGACTGGCCCATGGAACGGAGTGCGAAGGGAAGGGGGCGTGGGGAGCTGGGGACGTCACAGCGGCGTGTTGCCGGCCACCCAGGTGCCGCGGCCGCCGCACCACTCCCGTTTCCAGAAGGGGGCGTGGTGCTTGAGATCCTCCAGCAGCTCCTGGACGCAGCGCAGGGCGGGACCGCGGCGGTCGGCCAGGACGGCCACCAGCACGATGGCCTCCCCCGGCCGCACCCGCCCCACCCGGTGCGCCACCAGCACCGCGCCCGCCCCGTGGCGCTCCGCGCTGGCTTCGGCGAGGAGGATCAGCTGGGCCTCGGTCATGCCCGGGTAGTGCTCCAGTTCCAGGGCCTCGAGGGGCTCGCCGGCGGCGCTGGTGGGGCGCACGCGGCCGATGAAGTGGCTTTCGGCGGCTGAACCCGTGGCGTTGGCCCCCTCGGCAGCCAGGCTTCGGTGCCAGGCCGCCAGCCTCTCCATCGGCTGGAAGGGGACCTCCAGGAGCTGCACCTCGATCGGGGGGGCCGGGCGCACGGGGCTGGTGGTGGCCATGGTTCAGCCTCCGGTGATCGGGGGCAGGAAGGCCACCTCGTCGCCCGGGGCCAGGGGGCTGTCCGGGGCGGCGAAGGCCTGGTTGATGGCCACCCGCACCGCGGCCGGCAGCTCGGCGCTGTCCTCTCCGGGGCTGGTGTCGAGGGCCAGCTGCCGCCAGAGGCCCGCCGCGGTGGTGCGCTGGGCGTCGAGGGGGATGAGCCGTTCCCCCCAGCCGGCCCGTTCGCGCAGGCCGGCGAACAGCCGCACGCGCACGGTGGGAATGCTCTGCTGGGTCATGGGGTCTCCCTGGGCTGGGCCATGGTCATGGTGGCGGCTCCAGTGCGCTTCAGGCGGAAAGACCGATCTGGCTGGGCAGGGACCGGCAGACCACCCGGTTGCGCCCATGGCGCTTGGCTTCGTAGAGGCAGTCGTCGGCCAGCTGGAGCATCCGGTCGGCGTCGCACTCGGTCGTTGACAGCGGATCCCAGGACGCGATGCCGATGCTGACGGTGAGGACGTTGCCCGTTACCACGCCTGGATGGTAAATCCCCTTGTCCTGGATCGACTCGCGCAGCTTCTCGCACAGGCGGAGGGAGGCAGCGGCATCGGTCTTGGGCAGGATGATGGCGAATTCCTCGCCCCCCAGCCGGCCCACGAAGTCGCTCTTGCGGCTCAGGCTGGTGCGGAGGGCATCGGCGATCTCCTTGAGGCATCGGTCGCCGTAGGCGTGGCCCAGAACATCATTGACCACCTTGAACTGATCGATGTCGATCAACGCCAGGGAAAGGTTGACCTGGGCGGCTCTGGAGGCGGAGACATTCCCCTTGAGGAAGGAATCGAAGCTGCGGCGATTGGCGAGCTGGGTGAGGGGATCCAGCATCGCCAGCCGCTTCGAGCGTTCACTCTCGAAGGCATAGAACAGCAGGCTCAGCAGGCTGCTCATCGCTTCGATGCGTTGCACCTCTTGGTCGCTGAAGATGCTGCCTTCATGCAGGGCGATCGTGAGCACCGGGATGGAAACTCCGCGTGAGTCCAGTCGGATGCCGAGGTAATCGCTGCAGCCCCCGTCCTTGAGGGAGTCCAGAAAAGGGAAGCCATTCTCCTTCGTGGCGATCAGCTGCTGCCGAAACACCTTGCTCCTGGTGGCGATGAAATGCAGGGGGCTGCGCAGGTGCTCATCCTGCTCCAGGAAGTCCCGCTCCATGCGCAGGGTGCTGACAAGGCCGGGTCTGGAGCTGACCCAGACATACTGGCTGCAGTCGATATCATCCTGATCGGGCAGAAAAGCCAGGGAGAAGCGGTAGATCTCCAGGCCCCAGGATTTCAGCTCATTGACAAACAGGAGCACGAACTCCTCAAAGCTGCGCAGCCTCGACCAGTTGTCGATGATGTAGCGCTCCAGCGGAATCTTCCTGTCGGACGTCTGGTAACCTTCGCCATGCCCGGAGTCCCGCAGCCGCGACATGGCACGGATCTGCTCCAGCCTGTGCTGCAGGGAATCGCGGTCCGCCCATTCGGAGGATCGAATGAACGACTCCACGTCCTCCAGGGAGAGGGGAGGTGAGACGAGGAACCCCTGCAGGGCATCGGCGCCCAATCGGATGACCGCGGTGAGTTCGTTGTGGGTTTCCACGCCTTCGCAGACGACCGTTTTGCCCAGTGCATGGACCGTTTCGATGAAGGAGCCGACATAGCGCTGCAGCCGGAAGGAGCGATCGATCCCCTTGATCAGATCAATGTCGAGCTTGATGGCGTCATACCAGGCTTCACTGATCCGCCGGTAGTTCGAAAGTCCGGAGCCGAAGTCGTCGATGAAGATTCTGAAGTTCAGCTCCCGCATCAGTCGCTCGGATGCCGTCGTCACACCTTCCGAGCCCGCCAGGATATCCGTTGCGGCCATCTCCGTGATCTCGATGCAGAAGATGGAGCTGTCGATGCTGTGCTGCTTGAACAGACTGATCAGCTGATTGAGTCGCTGATCGGTGGACACGGAATCGGAACTGACATTGACGGAGACATACTCAATGCGATGACGCAGAAACTCCGATGCATGGATCTGCTGTTGCACGTCAGCGAGCCGGCTGACAACCAGCGCATCGATCTTGTGGGTAATGCCGATGTCATGAGCCAGCTGAATCACATGTCCCGTGCCGAGCTTGCTCAGGGCCGGCGGCAGGAAGCGGATCAGCAGCTCGAGGCCGAAGTGGCCCGGATTGCTGAGCTGAAGAATCGGTTGGAAGCGCAGCTCAAGATCACTCGCCTTCAGGGACGTGAGTTGACTTCTGATTTCACCTTTATCCTTGACCAGCAGATCATCACCGCTCTTCACTAGGCGGTACGAACGTCTGTCTTCGGCGGCCAGAATCTCCCCGAAGGCCTGCATCGTCAGCAGGGAGCCGGGTGGATCAATCAGCGGGAATCGCTGCCCGGTGATGATCACATCATCCCAGGCAAGCACCGAATCGCTGGAAATCTGAATGGACCCGGAGACAATGCCGAGCAGACGGGCCAGGAGCGCCTCACAGGCGCCATTGTCATCGATGGGAATGTTGCCGGAAGACCGGACGATCAGGGCAATCTTGTTCTTCGAGACATGGTAGAAATTGAAGCCGGGGTGTACGGCCCATCCCTTCTCGATTGCACGACAGGCCTTCGTGAGGATCTGGTTGATCTCCACCTCGCTGAGATAGCCGCGTTGCCGTTCGAGATAGCGAAAGTCGATGGTCACGAGGAAGCCGTCTCCGCCGCGCTCAGCGTGCTTCCTGAGTGCCGAAGGCTCAAGATCCTTTACCAGGGCATAGTGCGTCAGGAAGGACGTCTGGCCGTCCCTGCGGAAGCTTCCGGTCGCCGGTTGATCCTTCCGGCGGTTGTGGCTGGAACGCCAGGCGATCACCATGGTCAGCCCGATGCCCAGCAGCCCCAGGACCAAGGCGAGGTTGCGGACGCGATCCGCTTTTGTCGGCAGGGCCGGCGCCAGGGTCAGCCCCACCGCCACACCCCCGAAGCCGACCCGGTAGAGCGAACCGGCCGGGGCCCCCTTCGCCATCCCCTTCGCCTCCAGGTCGGTCCATGGGGCCAGCCGGATCTGCCTGTCGCCATCCTGGTCGCGCTGGATCAGGTTGCTGCCGGTGAGCCTGATCCATTCGGGGGCCCGGCGGCGATCGGGGCCCGTGCTGAGGAGAAGGGCATTCCCCTGCCCCGGTTCGCCTGCCACCACCAGATCCAGCCGGGAAAAGCGGCGGGGGCAGACCAGCAGCCTGCCCTTCAGGGAAGTGGAGCCCGTCGCCATCACCGCCGGAACGGGGGGGCTTACCAGCTCCGCCTCGTTGACGGACTGCAGACCGGGGGGGGGCATGGCCGGCCCTTTGGCCTCCGCGCTGGCGGACCCCTGCGCCGATGGTGTGGCAAAAAAACGTTCGACGTCCTGCAGGGCGGTGCACAGCCGCCCGGCGATCCGATCATTCTGGCGGCGTAAGTCGTTGGAACTGCGCTGATCCAGCAGATGCGTGAAGATCAGAAGAGAGGTGCCCGAAAGAAGCGCTCCACTGATGATCATCAATGTGGTGCGACGGCGCATGTTCCTCCCTCACCACCCGCACCTTAGCCACGGCTGGCGTGGCGAGCCCCAGGTCGTCGCCGCTTCCCTGCCCGGGGCAACAGGGAGGTGCAGGGGGGTGGTGCAGGCGTTGGTTGCGTTACCTTCCGCCATTGCCGGTGCGGTTCGACGTTATTCCTCAGCGCCCATTCCCCTGGGTTTCCTCACCATTGCTCAGGGAAAACTCAGGCTTGTTCGCTGAGCGCTCCAAGGTGACTATGGCGACGTCCACAGGTTTGCCGTGACCCCTAACATTCGCGGGCATGCATTCCTTCAGGCCGTGGGCTCCGTACGGATCACGAATCCACCGCGTGAGTCAGCACATCCCTGCTTGATCAGCGGGCATGTTTTCACCTTCCCGATGGATCTTCAGCGGTGATCCATACAGCTGTGGTGGGAGGAGGCGCCTGCGGGCTGGCCCTGGCCAGGGGACTCTGGCAGCAGAGCCGGCCTGTGCGTGTCTATGAACGGGCCATGGCCTCCCATCTCCATGGCCATGGGTTTCTCCTGCTGGCCAATGGTCTCGCCGCCCTGCGGCGGCTCGGCTGCGACCCGGACGGCACCCTGGGCCACCCGATCACCTCGGTGAGGATTCTCTGCGCTTCCGGGCAGGTGCTGGTGGAGCACCCGCTCGAGGGGGCGGTGGCGATGCTGCGCCACCAGCTGCTCAATGTGCTGCTGCGGGGGGGCCCCGACGATCTGGTCCATTACAACCACCCGTTCGAGCGCTTCGACTGGGATCGGGAGCGGGCCCGGGCGGTGTGCTTTCAGAACGGTCGCTCCCATGAGGCCGATGCCTTCGTTGCCGCCGATGGGGTGCGCTCCAGCTGCCGGCTGTCCCTGGGATGTGGGGCGATGACCAATCCAGGCCGGGTCAAGGAGATCGTGGCCCATGGGCACCAGCCCCTGGTGGCCGCCGAACTGGGCCATCGCTTCCTCAAGGTGCTCGACCCCTCCGGGGGGCTGGCGGTCGGGTTGGTGCCCCTGGGGGATGACCGGCTGGTCTGGTTCGTTCAGTTCGACAGCCAGCGCTTCACCGCCCCGCAGCCCTCCGAGGTGGGGGCCTTCCTCCAGGACCACTTCCGGAGGTTCCCCGCCATGGTCCGCCACGTGCTGGAAACCACCGATCCGGCCAGCGCCCACGTGTGGCACACCGTGGACGAAGACCCGGCCACCCGCTGGAGCAAGGGCAACGTGGCCCTGGCGGGGGACGCGGCCCATCCGCTGCTGCCCTTCACCAGCCAGGGGGTCAACGCGGCCCTGGAGGATGCGGTGTTGCTCAGTGACCTGCTGGCAGGCTGCCGCGATCCTGGCGATCTGCCGGACCTGTTCAGCGCCTACGAACGCCAGCGGCGGCCGACGCTGCTGGGCTGTGTGCAGGCCGGTCGCCAGATGGCGCGGGCGTTCGTCCTGCCATCGGCCACCGGGCTCCAGCTGCCGCTGATGGCATGAGCGATCGCTTCGCCGACAGCTTCCGCGACGGGGCGGTACCGCTTGAGCTGCTGCGCCAGCGGGCCCACAACCTGCGCTGGGCCGAGCAGCCTCCCGGGGTGATCCCGCTCACCGCCGCCGATCCCGATTTCCCGGCGGCGCCGGTCATCCGCGAGGCCATCGCCGACTACGCCCGCTCCGGTGTGTTCAGCTACGGCCCGGCCGGCGGGCTGCCCTCCTTCCGGCAGGCGGTGGCCGGCTACCTCCGGCAGCGGGGGGCGTTCGTGCCCCCCGAAGCGGTGGTGGCGGTGAACAGTGCCGCCGCCGGTCTGGCCCTGCTGAGCCGTCACTGGCTCGCGCCCGGTGACGAGGCGATCCTCTGGGATCCGGTCGACTTCCTCTTCGCCCACACGGTTCGGAGCGCCGGTGGGGTGCCGGTGCTGTGGCGCATCGATCCCGAGGCCCCCCTGGATCTCGCGGCCCTGGCGGCCCTGGTGACCCCCCGCACCCGGGTGCTGTGCCTCTGCAACCCCCATAACCCGTTGGGCCGCTGCTTCCGCCGCGACGAACTCCAGGCCCTGGGGCGCTTCTGCCTGGAGCGGGGCCTGCGGGTGCTGAGCGATGAGGTGTGGAGCGATGTGGTCTACCCGCCGGCCACCTTCACCAGTTGGCTGGCCCTGGAGCCGGAGCTGGCCGGCCTCGGGGCGGTGGTGCACGGCTTCTCCAAATCCTTCGGCCTGGCCGGTCTACGGGTGGGCTACGTGGCGATGGCGGATCCGGAGGCGGCCGCCCGGCTGCTGGCCGCCAGTGAGCTGCCGTCCACCGTCGATGGCGTGGCCACCCTCAGCCAGGTGGCGGCCACGGCGGCCTACAGCCCCGACGGCCTGGCCTGGCTGGGGGCCTTTCTCGAGCATCTGCGGGCCCGTCGCGATCAGGCCGTTACCCGGCTGGCGGCGATCCCAGGCCTGCGGGTGCGGCCCCCCGCGGCCACCTTCGTGCTGTTCGTCGGCCTGTCGCCGCTGCAGGAGAGCGTCGAGGAGCTGGTGGAGCGGCTGCGGCGGGAGCACGGGGTGGTGGTGGTGCCGGGGAGTCCCCGCTGGTTCGGCCCCGGGGCGGCGGGTCACCTGCGGCTGAGCTTCGCCACCTCCGAGGCCCTGCTGGCCGAGGCCCTCGAGCGCCTCGCGGCCGGACTGGCGCCGGCCCCTTAGCCAGCTGCGAGCCGCTCAGGGCAACAGCCGTACCGGATCCCCCACCGCCATCGGACCGGGGGTGACCACGCTGAGGCGGATGCCGGCCACGACGCCGTTGTGACGGGCGGTGGCCCGCAGGATCTCCAGGTTCTCCTCCAGGGCGCCCTGGGCCAGGGTGGTGACGACGCAGCGGGGGCAGCCGCCGTCGACCCGGAGCACCAGCTGTTCGCCGATCTGCAGGCAGGCGCCGCTCCAGGCCTCCTCCACGAAGCCGGAGGCTTCCGGCGGCGTGCTGATCAGCAGGTTGGGGCGGAAGCGCTCGACGGCGAAATCCAGCTGGGGTTCGAGCTGGCGCAGTCGCTCCAGGGTTGCGGTGGTGATGGCGTGGATGGGGCAGGCGTCGAAGAAGGTGCCTTCGGGCAGCTCCAGGGCGTTGGTCACGTCCTGGAAGGCTCGCCCCTCCACCGGCGGCCAGTACTGGTCGAGGCTGGCGCCCTCCGGGGGGGTGTCCATCAGGCTCACCCGGCGGCCGAAGCGCTCACTGAAGACGGCGCCCACGTCGTCGTCGGCGCTGCAGAGCCCGGCGCTGCCGTCGTCCTCCCTGGGGCTGATCAGCACCGGTGGCAGGGGCGACGCGGGCGCGGGCTCCTCCCGGAAGCGGGCCCGGTAGCCGAGCAGCCCCTGCCAGAGCCGTGGGTTCTTGGCGCTGGCCACCCGGCCGCTGGCGTGGTCCCAGAGGGCGTAGGCCCGGTCGCCCCGGATGCCGCGGGGATCCACCGCCAGCTGGCTGGGGGAGTCCCCGAGCATCGATTTCACCGGGTAGCGCCAGAGCGCCTGCACCGTTCCCACCTGATCCTGCACGCCTGTCGCCTGTGGTTGCCGGCGCACTCTGGGGGCGGACCCTGGACAACGCCGGTAGCAGCACCTACCGTCCGCAGAGCGCACGCCGGGATCCGCTCTCCAGGGCCATGAAGGCGTCTCCACCTACAGCCTGCCGGCGGAGACGGAGGCGGCCCCGGAGGCGGAGGGGATGGCGTTCTGCTGCACCGACGGCGCCGTCACCGAGCGGATCTGGGACTGGCGCCGCTTCCGCTTCATCGACCCCCCCCTGGGCCGAGGCCCTGCACGGGGAACTGCTGGCGATCTTCGGCGACGATCCGGAGGTGGAGCTGGTGGGCTGCGGACCCACCTTCCCCGGAACAGGCCCCTGAGGGTCCGCTGGGTTGGGTGGCTTGGTCAGGGGCTCCAGAAGCCGCGGGAGTTGAGCCACAGCCCCAGCACCACCAGCGGCAGCAGGAACCCCGCCAGGATCTGCAGCCGCGGCCGCAGGCCGGTGGCCTCCGGAGCGGCCCCGGTGGGGTTCTGCCGGGGGGGCGTGCCCCTGCCATGGCCGGGCGTGCGTCGACGCGATCGCGAAGCCATGGAGGCGAGGGGAAGGGGCCTCAATTCTTCACCAGCACCTGCTCGAGCGAAAGACGATCACGGATGTCACCGGGCAGGTGGGTCCAGTGGTGGGCGATCAGCTCGGCCAGCTGCTGGCCGTTGACGAGGCTGATCCTGGCGAAGCCCTCCTCACCGGCCGCCGTGGTCGCCGCCGGCTGGAAATCGGCGGTGGTGATGAAGATCCCATGGCCGCCGAAGGGAATGAACTGGCGCAGTTCCCGCACCGCATCGGCGCCGATCCGGGCGCCGAGGTTGCCGCGGTGGAAGCGGGCATGGATGCGGATGCGGGCCGGCAGCGACAGGCTGATGTCGCCGCAGGCATCGAATACGTCGCGCAGCACCCCGTGGTGCTCGGTCCGCTCCCAGTCCTGGAAGCCGAGGGCATCCAGCAGATGGACCACCAGCCGCTCGAATTCGCCGGGATCCAGCTGCAGGAGCTGCTCGAGCACGCTGCGGTGGGACTCCTCCTTCCGGGTCGTCGACCGGGCCGGGGCCGTTGTCTCCTGACGGCCGATGGCGCGGATGAACTCGGCCTGGTGCTCCACCAGGAACACCGTCAGCAGGGAACGCATCCGGGTGTGGGCCGGGACGGTGAGCAGGGTGCGGATGGAGTTACGGAACGGCGCCGAGAAGTGGTCGAGCCGGAGCGGTTCGGGCGACCAGGTGACAGGACGCCGATGGCGCAGGGGACAGCCGTCGTCGCCGGTGGGGTCGTAGTAGGCGCGGCCCTCATCGACGACGCCGAAGCGGAGCAGGTCGGCTTCCGCCGCCGGAATGATCACGTGGTCGCCGGGGCGGATCTCGAACAGGAAGCGGTGGATCTCGTTGACGTAGTTGGAGAGCAGGATCGCGCTCTGGATGTCCGGGAAGTAGCGCCGCACCACCGAGAAGAGCTGCTCCCGGTTCCGGACCGGGCCGAGATCCTCGGTGATCTCCCGCCAGCCGATGCCGACGAAGCCGCCGCTGATGAAATTGTCCGCGTAGATGCCGCCGCCCGCCCGAACGCACCAGACGTTGGTCATTGAAGGGACGCGGGTCGGGGGGGCAGGCCTGCGGGCGCCATGGAAGGGGTGACGGCGCGGACAGCTTCCGAAGGGAAGATCCTTGAGATTGTCGCGAATCTTGCCGGGAAGCGCATCCTCATCAACCCTGAGACGCAGGAGAACGGTCTGATACTTCCAAGCTTAAGCCATCATTCACCATTCTTTAGTTCTTCGGGCCGAGTCTTGGGTCGAGGCGGCGCACGGCCCGCTCCAGGGACGGGGCCAGGCCGCGCCGCTGCTGCAGCCTGGGACTCCAGATCCGGCCGCTGCGCAGCTCCTCCAGCCCGGCCAGCGCCATGTCCTGCCCCTCATTCAGCTGCAGCTCGCAGAGGGGCACGGTGAGGGGGCCGCGGAAGTAAAAGGCACTGAGCTGGTCGTCGTGGTGCTCGAACCAGAGGGGCAGTTCTGGCGCCTCCCAGCCGATCTCCTCGCCCAGCTCCCGCAGGATCGCCTGCTCCGGTCGCTCGCCCGGATCGAGGTGGCCGCCGAACAGGCCCCAGCAGCCCGGATGGACGATCCCCTCAATGTCGTCCCGGAGCTGCAGCAGCCAGCGGCCCTCGCGCTCCAGCATCGCCAGCGCCACCGCGAAGCTCATGGGTGGGGGCGGTGCATGGGGCGCAGGCCTGCGGTTGATGGGGGGATTCTGGCCGGGGCGGGGTGGGGTGATGGACGCCTGGTGTCCTCCGTTCCCTCCTACTTTTCCCCGGACTTTCCTCCAGCCCGTGAACACTGCCGATCTCATCTTCCTGCTGCTGCGGGCCGCCACGGCGATGCTGTGCGGGGTGGCCGCGCGGGAGGCCTGGGAGCGCGCCCGCCTGCCGGGGCAGCCGCGGCAGCGGCGCTGGCGAGCCCGGTGCGGCGCGGCCGTGCTGCTGGCCCTGGGGGTGTTCGCCCTCGAGGACGGGGTGGGCGAGGCCCTGGGCCGGCCGGGCGAGCCGCTGCGCTGGCGCAGCTGGGTGTGGGTGATCCTCGATCTCTCCATCCCCGCCCAGGTGCTGGCGGTGCTGAGCACCCTGCGTCAGCGCGACCGCCTGGAGGCCGAGCTGGCCGCTGCGGTGCGGAGCGATCCACTGACTCGCCTGCCCAACCGGACGGGCTTTGCCGAGGCGGCCACGGTGGCGCTGGCCTCCGCCGCCCGCGATGGCCGGCCGGTGGCGGCGGCCATGCTCGACATCGACTTCTTCAAGGCCATCAACGACGGCTGGGGCCATGGCGCCGGCGACGTGGTGCTCCGCGACGTGGCCGCCGCCATGCGGGCCGTGCTGCGCCCGGGCGATGTGCTGGCCCGCGTCGGCGGCGAGGAGTTCGCCCTGCTGCTGCCCGGTGTCGATGCGATGGGGGCCGGGCCCCTGCTGGAGCGGCTGCGGGCGGCCGCTGCGGCTGTGCCCCACCCAGGGGCGCCGGGGCAGCGCGTCACCCTCTCGGCCGGCGTGGCCATCGTGGAGGGCACGGGCCTGGCGGCCCTGGAGACTGGCCTGCGCAACGCCGACGGCGCCCTCTACGCCGCCAAGGCCGCCGGGCGGAACCGGGTGATGGTGGCGGGCTGAGGGCGACAGTGCGGCCTTCTGCCCCACACCGAGGTGGTCTTTCGTGTCGAAGAGGGGCGGGTTCTGCTGGAGAAGGCCCCTGAGCAGATGGAGCCCGGGGTTGAGGCGATCCAGCGGCTGCGCCGGGCACGGCTGTGCACCCGCCTCAGTACCGATGAACTGCTCGCTCTCACCCGGGGAGATGGGGGCTGATGGTGCTGGTCGACTCCAACGTGATCCTGGACGTCGCCACCGACGACCCCCGCTGGAGCCGCTGGAGTTCCCATCAACTTTGCCACTGGTTGGACCACGGACCGGTGGTGATCAACGCGATCATCTATGGCGAGATTGCCTTTGCCTGCGAGACGATTGAGTCGGTGGATGAGCTGCTGCCTCCCCATCTGTTCGACTATCGGGCCCTGCCACGGGAGGCGGCG
This genomic stretch from Cyanobium gracile PCC 6307 harbors:
- the moaC gene encoding cyclic pyranopterin monophosphate synthase MoaC: MSQPGLSHLNAAGQVHMVEVGDRPASDRRAVAEGCITMAPEVLALVLEGRAAKGDVLAVARVAAIQGAKRTWELIPLCHPIALTGLEVRIEPMADGSGLRLEASARTNGATGVEMEALTAVQVGLLTLYDMVKSADPAMTIGPVRLLRKEGGRRGPWEHPAVRGLAEESDG
- a CDS encoding molybdopterin molybdotransferase MoeA — protein: MAEPFPREGLPLEEARRRVLAAITPLTGRERLPLARCLGRVSAEPVRAPEAVPGFRASIMDGYAIADAEAPSPGRRWWLVGRSAPGAPYGAVLAEGEAIRILTGAPLPEGALRVLPQELVRPESLGEAAGTDSLVLTGEAGPNPWIRAPEEEAAAGDELLPAGVRLGAAALGRLASCGVAALEVSVQPRVGLLISGDELVEAGAARGPGQIWESNGTLLRALLERLGYPVSEQRVVADDPAALRQALRELADRCDVVVSTGGVSAGDSDWVRPLLAELGEVGFWKLFLKPGRPFAFGRLGSCPFFGLPGNPVAAAVTALQLLWPALQQLEGGEVVLLPRLKVRLASALKRGAGRPELARARLAVAGDGALLAQVEGSQASSRIGSLQGADLLLEIPAEAGALAAGTELWAQLLRLPLL
- a CDS encoding pyridoxamine 5'-phosphate oxidase family protein — its product is MGQSSDALTADQITFIGAQKLFFVGTATADSTVNVSPKGRDALRVLDERRVIWLNLTGSGNETAAHVQACPRMTLMVCAFEGPPQILRLYGTARTLQRGEAGWEALFGHFEPLAGARQIFDLAIERVQTSCGMAVPRYSYGGDRTELDTWARRKGNDGLERYWKRKNRRSIDGLPAPIPAPIAAPGTPEASSD
- a CDS encoding molybdopterin synthase catalytic subunit, with amino-acid sequence MATTSPVRPAPPIEVQLLEVPFQPMERLAAWHRSLAAEGANATGSAAESHFIGRVRPTSAAGEPLEALELEHYPGMTEAQLILLAEASAERHGAGAVLVAHRVGRVRPGEAIVLVAVLADRRGPALRCVQELLEDLKHHAPFWKREWCGGRGTWVAGNTPL
- a CDS encoding MoaD/ThiS family protein, yielding MTQQSIPTVRVRLFAGLRERAGWGERLIPLDAQRTTAAGLWRQLALDTSPGEDSAELPAAVRVAINQAFAAPDSPLAPGDEVAFLPPITGG
- a CDS encoding bifunctional diguanylate cyclase/phosphodiesterase, with protein sequence MRRRTTLMIISGALLSGTSLLIFTHLLDQRSSNDLRRQNDRIAGRLCTALQDVERFFATPSAQGSASAEAKGPAMPPPGLQSVNEAELVSPPVPAVMATGSTSLKGRLLVCPRRFSRLDLVVAGEPGQGNALLLSTGPDRRRAPEWIRLTGSNLIQRDQDGDRQIRLAPWTDLEAKGMAKGAPAGSLYRVGFGGVAVGLTLAPALPTKADRVRNLALVLGLLGIGLTMVIAWRSSHNRRKDQPATGSFRRDGQTSFLTHYALVKDLEPSALRKHAERGGDGFLVTIDFRYLERQRGYLSEVEINQILTKACRAIEKGWAVHPGFNFYHVSKNKIALIVRSSGNIPIDDNGACEALLARLLGIVSGSIQISSDSVLAWDDVIITGQRFPLIDPPGSLLTMQAFGEILAAEDRRSYRLVKSGDDLLVKDKGEIRSQLTSLKASDLELRFQPILQLSNPGHFGLELLIRFLPPALSKLGTGHVIQLAHDIGITHKIDALVVSRLADVQQQIHASEFLRHRIEYVSVNVSSDSVSTDQRLNQLISLFKQHSIDSSIFCIEITEMAATDILAGSEGVTTASERLMRELNFRIFIDDFGSGLSNYRRISEAWYDAIKLDIDLIKGIDRSFRLQRYVGSFIETVHALGKTVVCEGVETHNELTAVIRLGADALQGFLVSPPLSLEDVESFIRSSEWADRDSLQHRLEQIRAMSRLRDSGHGEGYQTSDRKIPLERYIIDNWSRLRSFEEFVLLFVNELKSWGLEIYRFSLAFLPDQDDIDCSQYVWVSSRPGLVSTLRMERDFLEQDEHLRSPLHFIATRSKVFRQQLIATKENGFPFLDSLKDGGCSDYLGIRLDSRGVSIPVLTIALHEGSIFSDQEVQRIEAMSSLLSLLFYAFESERSKRLAMLDPLTQLANRRSFDSFLKGNVSASRAAQVNLSLALIDIDQFKVVNDVLGHAYGDRCLKEIADALRTSLSRKSDFVGRLGGEEFAIILPKTDAAASLRLCEKLRESIQDKGIYHPGVVTGNVLTVSIGIASWDPLSTTECDADRMLQLADDCLYEAKRHGRNRVVCRSLPSQIGLSA